Proteins found in one Streptomyces sp. CB09001 genomic segment:
- a CDS encoding winged helix DNA-binding domain-containing protein, with protein MTTKAGTTGPVLGIRALNRATLARQLLLRRAAMSAEAAVAHLVGLQAQNVKPPYYALAARLEGFTPEDLSGPMADRRVTRLVTLRSTIHTHTADDCLTLYPLAQAARDRELRTFRKGLAGVDLDRLARLARELVEAEPRTLGQLREALGAEWPDADPLALSVAARCRLPLVQVTPRGLWGRSGQVTLTTAEHWLGRPARPAPAPDDTVLRYLAAFGPASVRDMQTWAGVTRLRDAFERLRPRLVTFRDPGGTELFDLPDAPRPDPDTPAPPRFLPEFDNLLLSHADRTRVVPPEHKGRTWKKNQAYRVLLVDGFVAGLWKLEDDALVVEAFDRPSKRRRDEIAAEGERMLATMHAGTAYDIRFGTIRG; from the coding sequence ATGACGACCAAGGCAGGAACGACCGGCCCCGTCCTCGGCATCCGGGCCCTCAACCGCGCCACCCTGGCCCGCCAGTTGCTGCTGCGCCGCGCGGCGATGTCCGCCGAGGCCGCCGTCGCGCACCTCGTCGGGCTCCAGGCCCAGAACGTGAAGCCCCCGTACTACGCGCTCGCCGCCCGCCTGGAAGGCTTCACGCCCGAGGATCTGTCCGGGCCGATGGCCGACCGCCGCGTCACCCGCCTGGTCACCCTGCGCTCGACCATCCACACCCACACCGCCGATGACTGCCTCACCCTGTACCCACTGGCGCAGGCCGCCCGGGACCGGGAGCTGAGGACCTTCCGCAAGGGTCTGGCCGGCGTCGACCTCGACCGGCTGGCCCGCCTCGCCCGGGAACTGGTCGAGGCCGAGCCGCGCACCCTGGGGCAGTTGCGCGAGGCCCTCGGCGCCGAGTGGCCCGACGCCGACCCACTGGCCCTGTCCGTCGCCGCCCGCTGCCGGCTCCCGCTCGTCCAGGTGACGCCCCGCGGTCTGTGGGGCCGGAGCGGTCAGGTCACGCTCACCACGGCCGAGCACTGGCTCGGCCGCCCGGCACGCCCGGCGCCCGCACCCGACGACACCGTGCTGCGCTACCTCGCCGCGTTCGGACCCGCGTCGGTCAGGGACATGCAGACCTGGGCCGGTGTCACCCGGCTCCGGGACGCCTTCGAGCGGCTGCGCCCCCGTCTCGTCACCTTCCGGGACCCCGGCGGCACCGAACTCTTCGACCTCCCCGACGCGCCGCGTCCCGACCCGGACACCCCGGCCCCGCCGCGCTTCCTGCCCGAGTTCGACAACCTGCTCCTCTCCCACGCCGACCGCACCCGCGTCGTCCCGCCCGAGCACAAGGGCCGCACCTGGAAGAAGAACCAGGCCTACCGCGTCCTGCTCGTCGACGGCTTCGTGGCCGGACTGTGGAAGCTCGAGGACGACGCCCTGGTCGTCGAGGCCTTCGACCGTCCCTCGAAGCGGCGGCGCGACGAGATCGCGGCCGAGGGCGAGCGGATGCTCGCGACGATGCACGCCGGGACCGCGTACGACATCCGCTTCGGGACGATACGCGGCTGA